A genomic window from Vigna radiata var. radiata cultivar VC1973A chromosome 2, Vradiata_ver6, whole genome shotgun sequence includes:
- the LOC106778953 gene encoding histone H2B.6-like: MAPKRGEKLVVRSTKKVVESSVEVSVVSTGSRRQTRGNKETEEAEGVKEHVMVIPVEEVNHPEARKDSSTSAITEENKGEKNNTGEDGGVQNEEKEKKEEDEGVKDEKEEEKAKISKGSNGKERKKGKKKGRKSAEGYQRYVYRVLKQVHPEMGISAKCMTVLNNLMNDMFERLAGEAAKLKDYTGHMTLSSREIQGAVKLVLPGELGKHAIAEGVKAVNKFTSYDSDE, from the coding sequence ATGGCTCCAAAACGTGGTGAGAAGTTGGTGGTGAGATCCACCAAGAAAGTTGTGGAATCAAGCGTGGAAGTATCGGTTGTAAGCACCGGCAGCAGAAGACAAACACGGGGAAACAAAGAAACAGAAGAGGCAGAAGGTGTCAAAGAGCATGTGATGGTTATTCCTGTTGAAGAAGTGAATCATCCTGAAGCGCGGAAGGATTCATCTACCTCTGCCATTACTGAGGAAAACAAAGGTGAGAAAAACAACACTGGTGAAGATGGTGGAGTGCAGaatgaagagaaagagaagaaggaagaggatGAGGGAGTGAAGGATGAGAAGGAGGAGGAGAAGGCAAAGATATCAAAAGGGTCAaatggaaaagagagaaaaaaggggaaaaagaagGGAAGGAAAAGTGCAGAAGGGTATCAGAGGTATGTGTATAGGGTGTTGAAGCAGGTGCACCCTGAAATGGGAATCTCTGCCAAATGCATGACTGTTCTAAACAATTTGATGAATGACATGTTTGAGAGATTGGCTGGTGAAGCTGCTAAACTGAAGGACTACACTGGACACATGACATTGTCTTCAAGGGAGATCCAAGGAGCAGTGAAGCTGGTTTTACCAGGAGAGCTTGGGAAGCATGCCATTGCAGAAGGTGTCAAAGCTGTGAATAAATTCACCTCCTATGATTCTGATGAATAG
- the LOC106755788 gene encoding RING-H2 finger protein ATL57 — MEFSYRRLLLQNEDVPISTSMPPLPHAKHVTNASSPQVSLGSPLEVSIRPVFTSSVAYVFLILFTTFFFIGFVFLYFQQHASSSDTDSGAIRRRAQSDSVAEKSLAVVADAARQGDCAICLEEVGEGEAVKMIAYCKHVFHADCIDRWLEKQVTCPVCRCCCERCGEVESVTVRGDEEEDREVVSVTSLD; from the coding sequence atggaaTTCTCTTACCGCAGATTGCTGCTACAGAACGAGGACGTTCCAATCTCCACGTCCATGCCTCCTCTTCCTCACGCCAAACACGTCACAAACGCTTCCTCGCCGCAAGTGTCCTTAGGAAGCCCTCTGGAAGTGTCCATTCGTCCGGTGTTCACTTCGAGCGTTGCCTACGTCTTCCTCATCCTCTTCACCACTTTCTTCTTCATTGGATTCGTGTTTCTCTACTTCCAACAGCACGCCTCCTCCTCGGACACCGATTCCGGCGCCATCCGCCGGCGAGCACAGTCGGATTCCGTGGCGGAGAAGTCTCTGGCCGTGGTGGCGGATGCGGCGAGGCAGGGGGATTGCGCGATATGTCTGGAGGAGGTAGGAGAGGGAGAGGCGGTAAAGATGATTGCGTACTGCAAGCACGTGTTCCACGCGGATTGCATTGATAGGTGGCTGGAGAAGCAGGTGACGTGCCCCGTGTGCCGGTGCTGCTGCGAGAGGTGTGGAGAGGTGGAGTCGGTGACGGTGAGAGGAGACGAAGAAGAAGATCGAGAAGTGGTTTCCGTAACAAGCTTGGATTAG